Proteins encoded in a region of the Vicia villosa cultivar HV-30 ecotype Madison, WI linkage group LG5, Vvil1.0, whole genome shotgun sequence genome:
- the LOC131607137 gene encoding expansin-like A2: MAFFLYFFVLFLASSASACDRCLHQSKASYFSKASSLSSGACGYGSLALDVSHGQLAAGVSSLFSNGAGCGACFQVRCKNQAICTKEGTKVVLTDLNHNNQTDFVLSSRAFTAMAQKGKSQQILKLGIVDIEYKRVPCDYKKQNLAVRVEESSKIPDYLAIKFLYQGGQTEIVGADVAQVGSSQWNFLSRNHGAVWDTSRVPQGALQLRFVVTSGYDGKWIWAKKVLPADWKNGVIYDTDVQITEIALEGCGTCDDGTW, translated from the exons ATGGCTTTCTTTCTCTACTTCTTCGTTCTCTTTCTcgcttcttctgcttctgcttGCGATCGTTGCTTACACCAATCTAAAGCTTCCTATTTCTCCAAAGCTTCTTCCCTTTCAT cTGGAGCATGTGGTTATGGCTCTTTAGCACTTGACGTTAGTCATGGCCAGCTTGCCGCTGGCGTTTCTTCACTTTTCTCTAATGGAGCTGGTTGCGGTGCTTGTTTTCAG GTAAGATGCAAGAACCAAGCTATATGCACAAAAGAAGGTACAAAAGTGGTATTAACGGATCTAAACCACAACAATCAAACTGATTTTGTTCTAAGCAGTAGAGCTTTCACTGCCATGGCTCAAAAGGGTAAGAGCCAACAAATTTTGAAGCTTGGCATTGTTGACATTGAATATAAGAG AGTACCTTGTGACTATAAAAAACAGAATTTAGCTGTTCGTGTTGAAGAATCAAGCAAAATACCAGATTATTTAGCAATTAAATTTTTGTATCAAGGTGGCCAAACAGAGATAGTAGGTGCTGATGTAGCAcag GTTGGATCTTCTCAGTGGAATTTTTTGAGTAGAAACCATGGTGCAGTATGGGACACAAGTAGGGTTCCACAAGGGGCATTACAATTAAGGTTTGTGGTTACATCAGGGTATGATGGAAAATGGATTTGGGCAAAGAAGGTTTTACCAGCTGATTGGAAAAATGGGGTGATATATGATACTGATGTTCAGATTACAGAAATTGCACTAGAGGGTTGCGGAACATGTGATGATGGAACATGGTGA